From the genome of Sinanaerobacter sp. ZZT-01:
GCACCGTCAACAGCTCTCTGTCCGCGAATTGTTTTTCTAATTTCACGTTTTTTCATATCCGTGTCATTCCTTTCTTAAAGAAGATTATCATAAAAATTTTTCTTTTTTATATTTCATTCTCACCATTTTACACAGCAATCCATTGTGCAGTCTAAGTATTACTTTATCGTTTTTTAAGCCTTTCCTATTTGAGTCTTTCTTTTTTAATTATACCCTGTCTCTTATCTTTCAATCTCTTTTCGTAGCTTTTCTTCTTTTCTTATTTGTTTTATGCCAGACAACCATACATACTCGATTAAAAAACATCTGAAAAATAATTCTTCCTTGATTTTTGCACGCAATAAAGCGGTCAATACAAACGGAAAAAACGGGCCGGCGCAAAAAAGCACCAGCCCACTTTTATTTTACGATTTTTTGTCTATACTCTCTCTGCCCAGATAATAAGATTCAATTGCAATCACCCATTTACTATTGTTATTCAATATTATTTCCTTCAACTGATTTTCTGTCTCTTTTTCTAACACCGAGTCCTTCGTATATTGAATATTTACTTTATTACTCATGAAATCGCCTTCCTTTTTACATTTACATATGCTGTTACTATTATTTTTTTGCGGAAAGAATATATGTTCTTATTTAAAGTAAAAATTTCACTTTATTTACGTACCCTTCAATCCTCCTATTCAAATATTTCCGGTACCGGTTAGTTCATTATATCATGAAACTCAAACTGTTCGATATCATAGTTTCGTGTCGTATGTTTTTTATAAACAAAGAATTGCATATTCGACCCAGCTACGTCATCTGAATGCAGTTTCCCTATTTCGGTTCTTGATAAGTAAGTGCACTTTCACTATCGTTCATGCCCATTGTAGTCGGGTCAATCAATATTCCTAAAGCAGCCAGGAAATTCAAGAATACGCTGATAATTTGTATGATTTCATTTTCTGAAATAGAAACGGTGATATCGAATATACCAAATATTTGGTATATAAATGTTACCGTGCAAGCAAACAAGGCTGTTAAGACAGCCTTGTTTTTAAAACGTAATTTCCAAT
Proteins encoded in this window:
- a CDS encoding phage holin, with product MKINWKLRFKNKAVLTALFACTVTFIYQIFGIFDITVSISENEIIQIISVFLNFLAALGILIDPTTMGMNDSESALTYQEPK